Proteins co-encoded in one Brassica rapa cultivar Chiifu-401-42 chromosome A02, CAAS_Brap_v3.01, whole genome shotgun sequence genomic window:
- the LOC103850835 gene encoding uncharacterized protein LOC103850835 gives MKFGLIVTVALLLHITFLVCLAKECTNTPSQLSSHTFRNELLRSNNESLKTEMFSHYHLTPTDDSAWSSLLPRKMLREEEDEYSWTIMYRKIKNSDNSSGSFLKDVSLHDVRLDPSTFQWRAQQTNLEYLLMLDVDGLSWSFRKAAGLVAPGDPYGGWEGPGSELRGHFVGHYLSATAYMWASTHNETLKEKMSSLVSALSACQEKVGTGYLSAFPSSFFDRFEAIKPVWAPYYTIHKILAGLVDQYKLAGNSQALKMATWMADYFYVRVRNVIKMYSVERHWQSLNEETGGMNDVLYQIYSITGDSKYLLLAHLFDKPCFLGVLAIQADDISGFHSNTHIPIVVGSQLRYEITGDPLHKEISMFFMDIVNASHSYATGGTSVGEFWQDPKRLATTLQTENEESCTTYNMLKVSRNLFRWTKEVSYADYYERALTNGVLGIQRGTEPGKMIYMLPLGKGVSKAVTYHGWGTPYDAFWCCYGTGIESFSKLGDSIYFQEDGESPALYVTQYISSSLDWKSSGVSLSQTVKPVVSWDPYMRVTFTFSSSKGGMGKESTLNLRIPVWTNSESAKVSLNGQSLKVPASGNFLSIKQNWKSGNQVTMELPLSIRTEAIKDDRPEYASLQAILYGPYLLAGLTSREWSITTQAKDNIWISSIPETHNSHLVTLSQQSGNVSYVLSNNNQTITIEAIPAPGTQAAVAATFRLVTADDSKGGISTGPEELIGSQVMIEPFDFPGMLVTQATDSSLAVQGSSSSDKEASRFRLVAGVDGKQGSVSLMLESKKGCYVYSDQTMKAGMKLRLKCESDGTDEKFKEAASFVLRKGMSQYNPMSFVMNGAQRNFVLSPLFSLRDETYNVYFSLQQT, from the exons ATGAAGTTTGGTCTCATCGTAACGGTTGCGTTACTACTACACATAACCTTTCTCGTCTGTCTAGCGAAAGAGTGTACAAACACTCCTTCTCAGCTCTCATCCCACACTTTCCGCAACGAGCTTCTCCGATCAAACAACGAATCTCTCAAAACAGAGATGTTCTCTCATTACCACCTCACGCCCACCGATGACTCAGCTTGGTCTAGTTTGCTACCACGCAAGATGCTGAGAGAAGAGGAAGACGAATACAGCTGGACCATCATGTATCGTAAGATCAAGAACTCGGATAACTCCTCTGGTAGCTTCTTAAAGGACGTTTCCTTGCACGACGTTAGGCTGGATCCGAGCACCTTCCAGTGGAGGGCTCAGCAGACGAATCTTGAGTATCTGTTGATGTTGGATGTTGATGGTTTGAGTTGGAGTTTCCGTAAAGCTGCTGGTCTTGTTGCTCCTGGTGATCCTTATGGAGGTTGGGAGGGGCCTGGTAGTGAACTCCGTGGCCATTTTGTTG gTCACTACTTGAGTGCAACAGCTTACATGTGGGCAAGTACTCATAATGAAACTCTCAAGGAAAAGATGTCATCTCTTGTCTCAGCTTTATCTGCTTGCCAGGAGAAGGTTGGCACTGGTTATCTCTCTGCTTTTCCTTCGAGCTTTTTCGACCGGTTTGAAGCTATAAAGCCTGTTTGGGCTCCATACTACACCATCCACAAG ATTTTAGCCGGCTTGGTGGATCAGTACAAGTTGGCAGGGAACAGTCAAGCTCTGAAAATGGCAACATGGATGGCTGATTACTTCTACGTCCGTGTACGTAATGTGATAAAGATGTACAGCGTTGAAAGACATTGGCAGTCACTAAACGAGGAGACTGGTGGCATGAATGATGTTCTTTACCAGATATACAGCATCACt GGAGACTCCAAGTATTTGCTGCTGGCACATCTCTTTGACAAGCCTTGTTTTCTTGGAGTGCTTGCAATCCAGGCTGATGATATAAGTGGATTCCACTCTAACACACATATTCCCATTGTGGTTGGTTCCCAACTCCGGTATGAAATCACTGGTGATCCACTCCATAAG GAAATCTCAATGTTCTTTATGGATATAGTCAATGCTTCCCACAGCTATGCGACCGGAGGAACATCAGTCGGCGAGTTTTG GCAAGATCCAAAGAGATTGGCGACTACGCTGCAAACTGAAAATGAGGAATCATGTACTACTTACAACATGCTCAAG GTGTCTAGGAATCTGTTTAGGTGGACAAAAGAAGTTAGTTATGCAGACTATTACGAGCGTGCTTTGACAAACGGTGTGCTTGGGATTCAAAGGGGAACCGAGCCTGGAAAGATGATCTACATGCTCCCATTGGGTAAAGGTGTTTCTAAGGCTGTGACTTATCACGGTTGGGGAACACCTTATGATGCCTTCTGGTGTTGCTATGGCACTG GAATTGAATCTTTTTCAAAACTGGGAGattctatatattttcaagaaGATGGAGAGTCTCCAGCTCTCTATGTCACACAGTATATATCAAGCTCACTTGATTGGAAGTCTTCTGGTGTTTCGCTATCTCAGACAGTTAAACCGGTTGTGTCATGGGATCCGTACATGCGTGTGACATTCACTTTCTCTTCTTCCAAAGGG GGAATGGGAAAGGAGTCCACTTTGAATTTAAGGATACCTGTTTGGACAAACTCTGAAAGTGCTAAAGTCTCTTTGAATGGACAATCTTTGAAAGTACCAGCTTCAG GTAACTTTCTATCCATCAAACAGAACTGGAAATCAGGAAATCAAGTAACCATGGAGCTACCCTTGAGTATCAGAACAGAAGCTATAAAAG ATGATAGGCCAGAGTACGCATCTCTTCAGGCCATACTCTATGGCCCTTACTTGTTAGCTGGACTCACGAGCAGGGAATGGAGTATCACAACTCAGGCTAAAGATAACATATGGATAAGCTCTATACCTGAAACACACAACAGTCACCTTGTCACACTCTCACAACAATCTGGAAACGTATCTTACGTGTTGTCAAATAACAACCAAACCATCACCATAGAAGCCATACCTGCGCCAGGGACACAAGCCGCCGTTGCAGCAACTTTCAGGCTCGTGACTGCTGATGATTCCAAAGGAGGGATATCAACAGGTCCAGAGGAGTTAATTGGAAGCCAGGTTATGATCGAACCGTTTGATTTCCCTGGGATGCTTGTGACGCAAGCAACTGATAGCTCCCTTGCGGTTCAAGGTTCTTCTTCTAGTGATAAAGAAGCCTCGAGGTTTCGTTTAGTAGCTGGAGTTGATGGGAAGCAGGGGAGTGTTTCTTTAATGCTAGAGAGCAAGAAGGGTTGTTATGTGTACAGTGATCAAACCATGAAGGCTGGAATGAAACTGAGGCTCAAGTGTGAGTCTGATGGGACCGATGAGAAGTTCAAAGAGGCAGCAAGCTTCGTGTTAAGGAAAGGGATGAGTCAATACAATCCTATGAGCTTTGTGATGAACGGAGCACAGAGGAACTTTGTGTTATCTCCATTGTTCAGCTTAAGAGATGAAACATACAATGTGTACTTCAGTTTACAACAAACTTGA
- the LOC103850836 gene encoding CLAVATA3/ESR (CLE)-related protein 40, producing the protein MAAMRYKGSLLITLIIFFSIVLLQCPLAYSSSTKSFFWLGETEDMNAMKKEKEIDVGSAYDVEERRVPTGSDPLHHNHVPFASP; encoded by the exons ATGGCGGCGATGAGATACAAAGGAAGCCTTCTCATCAcactcatcatcttcttctccatcgTTCTTCTTCAATGCCCACTTGCTTACTCCTCTTCTACAAAAT cGTTCTTTTGGTTAGGAGAAACTGAAGATATGAACGCCATGAAAAAG GAGAAGGAGATTGATGTTGGATCAGCTTATGATGTTGAAGAAAGACGAGTTCCCACTGGATCCGACCCTCTCCATCATAACCATGTTCCCTTTGCTTCTCCATAG
- the LOC103850832 gene encoding IRK-interacting protein, with protein MASFETRMNMDREKEEVIANGVKMRALMQKLSPSIRIPSSSSPASRHLHNLSAHDYPVFTPSYGDEPVPAFHRKNLTSSENLDESCVGGEDQDLRHTLRSQTLHFRSVSSCNDYKQRGFDTKSFKNSNLVVPLTDSHSAAVTSQPRNSGGRVLSWLFPKLKRKHKSNSIFNSPSRTERSEEVPEKLKRELMEANRSRDAALTQVSEMKSSLREFNEKLKYLESYCDGLKKALVSREKMPVSEDVMVERFLQIVSESRLSIKQFLKSLVAEIDEEDSTLISNINTLLQPHNLSFTSKHSKIIQYHLEAIMSQSIYQDFENCVFQKNGKPKFLDQEQDRKAKFSSFASLRNLSWNEVMEKGTKYHSEEFSRFCDEKMNLIITTLKWTRPWSEQMLQAFFVAAKCVWLLHLLAFSLKPALGILRVEENRVFESSYMEDMGGDRDRQRSTGSCRPVRVKVMVMPGFYVQDMVLRCKVICRY; from the exons ATGGCTTCTTTTGAAACAAGAATGAACATGGATAGAGAAAAAGAAGAGGTCATAGCAAACGGTGTGAAGATGAGGGCACTTATGCAGAAGTTAAGCCCATCTATCAGAATCCCTTCTTCATCGTCTCCAGCTTCTCGTCATCTCCACAACCTCTCTGCTCATGATTATCCTGTTTTCACTCCT AGCTATGGAGATGAGCCTGTGCCTGCATTTCATCGTAAGAATCTCACATCATCTGAGAATTTGGATGAGTCTTGTGTTGGAGGTGAAGATCAAGACTTGAGACATACTCTCAGATCCCAAACGTTGCATTTTAGATCGGTCTCTTCTTGTAATGACTACAAACAAAGAGGTTTCGACACCAAGAGCTTCAAGAACTCTAATCTTGTTGTGCCCTTGACGGATTCACATTCAGCTGCTGTTACTTCTCAGCCAAGGAACAGTGGAGGCAGAGTGTTGTCTTGGTTGTTCCCCAAGTTAAAGAGAAAGCACAAGAGCAACTCGATCTTTAACTCCCCTAGTAGAACCGAGAGATCAGAGGAAGTTCCTGAGAAGTTGAAGAGAGAGTTGATGGAAGCAAACAGAAGCAGAGACGCTGCGTTGACACAAGTCTCGGAGATGAAATCTTCGTTGAGAGAGTTTAACGAGAAGCTTAAGTACTTGGAAAGTTACTGTGACGGTTTAAAGAAAGCTTTAGTGTCACGAGAGAAGATGCCAGTGAGTGAAGATGTGATGGTTGAAAGGTTCTTGCAGATTGTATCCGAATCAAGATTATCGATAAAACAGTTCTTGAAATCATTAGTCGCAGAGATCGATGAAGAAGACTCGACTCTGATTAGTAACATCAACACTCTCCTTCAACCACACAACTTGTCATTCACCTCTAAGCACTCCAAGATCATTCAGTACCACTTAGAAGCCATCATGAGCCAATCTATATACCAAGATTTCGAGAACTGTGTCTTCCAAAAGAACGGTAAACCGAAGTTTCTTGATCAAGAACAAGATCGAAAAGCGAAGTTCTCTTCCTTTGCTTCTTTAAGAAACTTGAGCTGGAACGAGGTAATGGAAAAGGGTACAAAATACCACAGCGAAGAGTTCAGTAGATTCTGCGATGAGAAGATGAATTTGATCATTACAACGTTGAAATGGACAAGACCATGGTCTGAACAGATGTTACAAGCGTTTTTTGTCGCTGCAAAATGTGTCTGGCTGCTTCATTTGCTTGCCTTCTCGCTCAAGCCAGCGTTAGGGATCTTGAGGGTGGAGGAGAACAGAGTGTTTGAGTCAAGTTATATGGAAGATATGGGTGGAGATAGGGACAGGCAGAGATCAACAGGGTCATGTAGACCGGTGCGGGTTAAGGTTATGGTGATGCCTGGTTTTTATGTTCAAGATATGGTGTTGAGATGTAAGGTTATTTGCAGGTACTAG
- the LOC103850834 gene encoding DNA damage-repair/toleration protein DRT100, whose protein sequence is MDAKKKAITVVFCNAVVLLLATVAAQACLPSDRAALLEFRSHLNEPYIGVFNSWKGQDCCHGWYGVSCDPTNRRVSAVTLRGISEEPIFQRAKRKGVMTGSISPAICKLTQLSGVTLSDWEGISGAIPACITNLPAMRHVDLVGNKISGVIPANIGNLAKLTVLNLADNQISGAIPASIARLTSLTHLDLRNNGLTGVIPVYIGRLKMLSRVLLSGNKLSGQIPESLTRIYRLADLELSMNRITGPIPPSFGRMSVLATLNLDGNLISGEIPGSLMTSSISNLNLSGNFISGKIPNAFGPRSYFTVLDLSNNRLEGVIPESITTASFIGHLDVSHNQLCGKIPAGSPFDHLDATSFGYNRCLCGTPLGDCGK, encoded by the coding sequence ATGGATGCTAAGAAGAAGGCGATAACGGTTGTGTTCTGCAACGCCGTCGTTTTGCTCCTCGCCACCGTCGCCGCCCAAGCTTGTCTCCCCTCCGACAGAGCGGCGCTTCTCGAGTTCCGATCACACCTCAACGAGCCGTACATCGGCGTGTTCAACTCGTGGAAAGGCCAAGACTGCTGCCACGGCTGGTACGGCGTGAGCTGCGACCCCACCAACCGCCGCGTCTCCGCCGTCACCCTCCGCGGAATCTCCGAGGAGCCGATTTTCCAGCGCGCGAAACGGAAAGGCGTCATGACCGGCTCCATCTCCCCGGCGATATGCAAACTAACTCAGCTCTCCGGCGTCACCCTCTCCGACTGGGAAGGAATCTCCGGCGCGATCCCCGCCTGCATCACGAACCTCCCCGCCATGAGACATGTCGATCTCGTCGGAAACAAAATCTCCGGCGTGATTCCGGCGAACATCGGGAACCTGGCGAAGCTGACGGTGCTCAACCTCGCCGATAATCAGATCTCCGGCGCGATTCCGGCGTCGATCGCGAGGCTGACGAGCTTAACGCATCTCGATCTGAGGAACAACGGTTTAACCGGAGTCATACCGGTATACATCGGCCGGTTAAAGATGCTGAGCCGGGTTCTATTAAGCGGTAACAAACTCTCGGGTCAAATACCCGAGTCTCTGACCCGGATCTACCGGTTAGCGGATCTCGAGCTCTCGATGAACAGGATCACGGGCCCGATCCCGCCTTCGTTCGGGAGAATGTCGGTGCTCGCGACGCTTAATCTCGACGGGAACTTGATCTCCGGGGAGATTCCTGGGAGTTTGATGACGTCATCGATCTCGAATTTGAATTTGAGCGGGAACTTTATCAGCGGGAAGATACCGAACGCGTTTGGGCCGAGGTCGTACTTCACGGTGTTGGATCTTTCGAATAACCGTTTGGAGGGAGTGATTCCGGAGAGTATCACTACGGCGTCGTTTATTGGGCATTTGGATGTGAGTCATAACCAGCTGTGTGGGAAGATTCCGGCGGGGTCTCCTTTTGATCATCTTGATGCGACGTCGTTTGGTTACAATAGGTGTCTATGTGGAACGCCTCTTGGGGACTGTGGGAAATAA
- the LOC103850833 gene encoding uncharacterized protein LOC103850833, with translation MEEPGSDPGSYPIPPASVHLSPFSSLAPPPSARLHFTRRRTQPLQSSRYTSLKSLLDDPTSSARSIGRDEALAWELFTPHQRVMIVAVIGAAAAESKKNGVIRQLRKSIDLKDQVLTGMQQKLDDLCQQLSLVKVSGHDDDLESKFREKFGSENVKFVECGCLLCDQHHHSSSGIQDKASTNLVVEAEQEERRLSYLSDWCSSVTSAAELHFDNLSLDQDMLSLRKECQEKDATIKDLTSFLQLTNKACSKRETELEEIVRRKKTIIKKLKRDVLLLEEKVTQLTRLQRPSYSAAPSNTFEFPMRVDNLLYDLDVSTASSSSDSDTPANTPRRTLLEEDAPVVSIKEEPLALEQTYKSAPAKSMASLVKSVKPSSVVSPLTTTRKPVAASSSSSSRMRGASSAGDSKKSRRPVQVAPRASSSGSHKRWV, from the exons ATGGAGGAACCCGGTTCGGATCCCGGATCCTACCCAATCCCGCCCGCTTCAGTCCACCTCTCACCCTTCTCCTCCCTCGCTCCTCCTCCCTCCGCTCGTCTCCACTTCACTCGTCGTCGTACCCAGCCGCTGCAATCATCTCGTTACACCTCTCTCAAGAGCCTTCTCGACGATCCCACCAGCTCGGCGCGATCAATCGGCCGAGACGAAGCCCTAGCGTGGGAGCTCTTTACGCCTCACCAGAGGGTCATGATCGTGGCGGTTATCGGCGCCGCCGCCGCGGAATCGAAGAAGAACGGCGTGATTCGGCAGCTCCGGAAGTCAATTGATCTTAAA GACCAGGTTCTTACAGGGATGCAACAGAAGCTGGATGATCTCTGTCAACAGCTAAGTCTTGTCAAGGTCTCAGGTCATGATGATGATCTGGAATCGAAGTTTAGAGAGAAGTTTGGATCTGAGAATGTTAAGTTTGTAGAGTGTGGTTGCTTGCTTTGTGATCAGCATCATCACTCCTCATCTGGTATacag GATAAAGCTTCAACGAATCTGGTGGTTGAAGCTGAGCAAGAAGAGAGGCGTTTGTCTTACTTGTCAGATTGGTGTTCTAGTGTCACTTCTGCTGCAGAACTCCAT TTTGATAATCTTTCACTAGACCAAGACATGCTTTCTCTCAGAAAGGAGTGTCAAGAGAAAGATGCAACAATAAAGGACTTAACTTCGTTTCTTCAGTTAACCAACAAAGCTTGTTCAAAG CGAGAAACAGAGCTTGAAGAGATTGTTCGCAGGAAGAAAACAATCATCAAGAAGCTCAAGAGGGACGTACTATTGTTAGAAGAAAAG GTTACTCAGCTCACTAGGCTACAGAGGCCTTCCTACTCAGCTGCACCCTCAAATACCTTTGAATTCCCAATGAGAGTGGACAATCTTCTTTATGATCTGGATGTTTctacagcttcttcatcctctgATTCAGATACTCCTGCAAACACACCTCGACGAACTTTGTTGGAGGAGGATGCTCCAGTTGTTTCCATCAAGGAGGAACCCTTAGCTTTGGAACAAACTTATAAATCAGCACCAGCTAAATCCATGGCTTCACTTGTGAAATCTGTGAAGCCGTCTTCTGTGGTTAGTCCATTGACTACTACTCGGAAGCCTgttgctgcttcttcttcttcttcttcaaggaTGCGAGGGGCTTCTTCTGCTGGTGATTCAAAGAAATCTAGAAGGCCAGTTCAGGTTGCCCCAAGAGCTTCTTCCTCTGGTTCACATAAGAGATGGGTTTAG